The Triticum aestivum cultivar Chinese Spring chromosome 3A, IWGSC CS RefSeq v2.1, whole genome shotgun sequence genome includes a region encoding these proteins:
- the LOC123060791 gene encoding TOM1-like protein 9 — protein MAGSMVDRATSDMLIGPDWAKNMEICDICNRDPGQSKDVVKALRKRIAHKNPKVQLLALTLLETAIKNCGDIFHMHVAERDLLHEMVKLVKKKSDQRVKDKILVLIDTWQEALGGPRSRYPQFYAAYHELVRAGAQFPKRSERPAPLFNGQSEAAKSMRSPDQRDEAESSAGNDFPALSMSEIQNARGIMDVLAEMLNALDPGNREGLRQEVIVELVDQCRTYKQRVVQLVNTASDEELLSQGLALNDDLQRVLAKHDAIAAGIAVRVEKRPKSLQALVDTEDSANQDSKKEQALVDIDDPTSQDSKTEQNQSTSEPSPFEQLALPAPPVSNGSANAASKPDSGIDLLSWDDTPSTAENSLALVPVTDPLADSTSNQNALAIVDIYSQNNTANSNAKSLDPFGFDSSPTPLGSQPYNTATQHPVQSQQPPQQAALYSNGSAVNPGTSYDPASQYNHTNSGWNGQVANHAAPPPQQVNYDDQSGALPPPPWEAPAAPSNEMPNGQLGAMQPLPTPASQFGGVQPLQPQNNHMAGLQPQPMYNNQPGAMVPHAMQSNQTVGGQMQPGYGNQYGHLAPQPMPMPGMQFAGMQPSPMPGAQPGMMYAQPMPGAQFGGMPQQQMYGGGGRMATQYGYVQQQAAQYYNQGRPAMYGYPGTNGLSQSMYGLSMQDSSYMGGMNSAYQAAPSSSSMAQPMRPSKPEDKLFGDLLSIAKTKQNRAS, from the exons ATGGCCGGCTCCATGGTGGACCGGGCCACCAGCGACATGCTCATCGGCCCCGACTGGGCCAAGAACATGGAGATCTGCGACATCTGCAACCGCGACCCCGG GCAATCCAAAGATGTCGTGAAGGCTCTCAGAAAAAGAATTGCACACAAAAATCCAAAAGTTCAGCTTCTCGCACTAACT CTGCTGGAAACTGCAATCAAGAACTGTGGGGATATATTCCACATGCATGTTGCAGAGAGGGACCTGTTGCATGAGATGGTCAAGCTAGTGAAGAAAAAG TCTGATCAACGCGTCAAAGACAAGATTCTGGTTCTAATAGATACATGGCAAGAAGCTTTGGGGGGACCACGTTCAAGATATCCACAATTCTATGCAGCATACCATGAATTAGTG CGTGCTGGAGCTCAATTCCCCAAGAGGTCTGAGAGACCTGCACCGCTGTTTAATGGGCAGTCTGAAGCAGCGAAAAGTATGCGTAGTCCTGATCAACGGGACGAAGCTGAATCTTCTGCTGGAAATGACTTCCCTGCTCTGAG CATGTCAGAGATTCAAAATGCTCGTGGTATCATGGATGTACTAGCTGAGATGTTGAATGCTTTAGACCCTGGAAATAGAGAG GGACTAAGACAGGAAGTAATTGTGGAGCTTGTTGATCAGTGCCGCACTTACAAGCAGAGAGTGGTCCAGCTAGTTAATACTGCTTC GGATGAGGAACTTTTGTCGCAAGGGCTTGCACTAAATGATGATTTGCAGCGTGTTCTAGCAAAACATGACGCAATTGCTGCAGGCATTGCTGTTCGAGTGGAGAAAAGGCCAAAGTCTCTGCAGGCGCTAGTTGATACTGAGGATTCTGCGAACCAAGACTCTAAGAAAGAGCAAGCACTAGTAGATATTGATGACCCTACAAGCCAAGATTCTAAAACAGAGCAAAATCAAAG CACCAGTGAGCCGTCTCCTTTTGAGCAACTAGCGCTTCCAGCACCTCCAGTATCGAATGGCTCAGCAAACGCTGCATCAAAACCTGATTCTGGCATTGATCTTCTTAGCTGGGATGATACCCCATCCACTGCAGAGAATTCGCTGGCTCTTGTACCGGTCACTGATCCATTGGCTGACTCCACTTCAAATCAAAATGCACTGGCGATTGTAGACATATATTCTCAAAACAATACTGCTAATAGCAATGCCAAATCACTTGACCCCTTTGGTTTCGATTCAAGTCCCACTCCTCTTGGATCACAGCCATACAACACTGCAACCCAGCATCCTGTACAATCACAACAGCCTCCTCAGCAGGCGGCGCTCTATTCTAATGGAAGTGCTGTAAACCCTGGAACATCTTACGACCCGGCGTCACAGTATAATCACACGAATTCCGGGTGGAATGGTCAAGTTGCCAACCATGCAGCACCCCCGCCACAGCAAGTAAATTATG ATGATCAAAGTGGAGCCCTTCCGCCTCCACCTTGGGAGGCTCCGGCAGCGCCAAGCAATGAAATGCCAAATGGCCAATTGGGTGCTATGCAACCTCTCCCAACTCCAGCAAGCCAATTCGGTGGTGTGCAGCCACTACAACCGCAGAACAATCACATGGCAGGTCTACAACCGCAGCCAATGTATAACAACCAACCAGGAGCTATGGTACCTCACGCAATGCAGTCCAACCAAACTGTTGGAGGGCAGATGCAGCCAGGTTATGGAAACCAGTATGGACATTTGGCACCACAACCCATGCCAATGCCAGGCATGCAGTTCGCTGGTATGCAACCATCTCCGATGCCAGGAGCACAGCCAGGCATGATGTATGCGCAACCAATGCCGGGGGCGCAGTTTGGAGGAATGCCGCAACAGCAGATGTACGGCGGTGGTGGTCGGATGGCGACGCAGTACGGTTATgtgcagcagcaagcagcacagtACTACAACCAGGGAAGGCCAGCAATGTATGGGTACCCTGGCACCAACGGCCTCTCTCAGAGTATGTATGGTCTCTCCATGCAAGACAGCTCCTACATGGGGGGCATGAACTCGGCCTATCAGGCAGCACCCTCTTCATCCTCCATGGCGCAACCCATGAGGCCGTCGAAACCCGAGGACAAGCTCTTCGGCGACCTTCTCAGCATCGCCAAGACGAAGCAGAACAGAGCTTCGTGA